In the genome of Candidatus Zixiibacteriota bacterium, the window GAAGCTGACCCGACAGGTAGCGGCAGGTTTCCTTCTGGGCGCCGTTTTCATAGTAGGTGACCCAACTGCTCGAACGCACCCCCTGCTCGTAGGTTCCCTGGGTCTCCTTTTGGCCGGAGGGGTACCATGAGGTGAACTGTCCCTGTTTGACAGCCGTCCCGGTGGAATCGCTTTGTTCCATCCATTGGGCTTTCAGACGGTGGTCCGGATAATATTCCCGCTTCTGACGGAATGTGCTGCTACAGGCGCTAAGCAGCAACGCAGCGATAAGAAAAATCGAGGTGGCAACTAAAGTCTTTTTCATGACAGATATCTCCCGAGTTGTTTCGGTCAGTATCTGTCATTATCGGATCGGCCGGACCGAAATTTGAGTTGAATGTCGTCGATGGTTGTCGGTACTAACGGCGTGACATTCGTCGATTGCCCAACTTTTGAACAACCGTACCACAGAAATACCTATGAAAATGGGCAGAGGTATGAGACCTCTGCCCCGCTGAAATCTGACTATGATGACAGGATCAGTAGGAGTACTGTGGCTCCCAGCCGTTGGCCCCTTTGGGGAGCAGGTCGAGAAAATGCCATACGGCGCAGAAGTCATCACCTGGGCCGAAGTAGGTCTTTGCTACCTGGAAGATTCTCCCCTTCTTATCGCGCACGAACGCCGAGACACCGGGCCAGGGGCTTTCGTCTTTTGAGGCGAACCCCATGTCGGCGAAGAAGCGGGTGCCGTAGCTCGAGAACATGCGGAATTTCCAGCCCCGCATCTGGCCGAACGCCCGTTGGGTTTGATAGTCGTCGGGAGAGACGACTACGAACGGCAAACGGTTTTCCATGTGCCAGTAGATGCCGTTGAACCCATCGGCCCACAACGTACAGTAGCGGCACGCTTTTCCCATGTTGTGCACAACAATCAGCTCGTTGCGCTCGTCGAAAAGGCTGGACAACGTGACATCGGCCCCCTCCCACGTCTTGAACGTGTAGTCAGAGATTTCCTTTTTGGGGAGCTTCTTGCGGAGTTTGGTCAGTTTCTGTTTGGTCTTGAGAATCTCTTTTTCGAGCTTCTGGACTTCTTTCGCCGCGCCGGGGGTCGCCGTTCGCGCCATTTGGTTACTCCTTCTGATGACTGTTTGATGAGACAATCTAATATCGATGAGCCTGGTACACAATAGGCTCGATATCACATGTGAACTTGCAGCCTTAACGTGAAGTATCTGCCAGTTGCTTTGCCTCTTTCGCTCGACGCGCGACCATTCTATATTGCCGCCTGACATGCAGCCCAATACAACAGAAGGATGGTCGCGATGATCTGCCGTGCCTTGCTCCGTTTGACTTCGTTTATTCTTGTGATCCCGCTCACATTCATAACCTCGGTTGCACTTGGCGCAGACCCAGACACGGCCAAGGCCGAAAAGAAATGGGATGTCACCAACCCCGGCGTCCCCTGCGACACGCTGGAGTTTGACGCCACCGAGGGGACCTGGACAAGTCTCGATGTCAGTCCCGACGGACGGAAGATCGTGTTTGACCTGCTTGGGGATATCTACGCCATGCCGATCACCGGCGGCAATGCTACGCTGCTTTCCGGCGGTTTGCCGTACGAGACACAACCGCGGTTCAGCCCGGACGGGAAATGGATTTCGTTCACCAGCGACCGCGGCGGCGCGGACAATATTTGGATCATGCACACGGATGGCTCCGAGCGCACGCAAATCACCAAAGAAGATTACCGTCTTCTGAACAACGCCAACTGGCACCCCAACGGACAGTATATCATCGCACGGAAGCATTTCACCAGCGAACGAAGCATGGGAGCCGGTGAGATGTGGCTATACAAGATTCCGGAAGGGGGAGGCGGGGTTGGGCTGACCACTCGGAAGAACGACCAGCAGGATGCCGGCGAACCAATCTTCTCGCGCGACGGTAAGTTCCTCTACTGGTCCGAGGATATGACGCCAAGCGGCTATTTCGAATACAATAAAGACCCCAATGGCACGATCTATGTTGTCCGCCGTCTTGACTTGCAGACCAACGAGATCCGAGACATTATCAGCCTCCCCGGCAGCGCGGTGCGTCCGCAGATCAGCCCTGACGGGAAAATGATGGCGTTTATCCGCCGCGTCCGCGCGAAATCGGTCCTGGCGCTGTACAATCTGGAGAGCGGCGAAGTTCGGCATTTGTGGAATGGTCTCGATGAGGACCAGCAGGAGACCTGGGCGATTTTCGGTGTCTACCCAGGCTATTCGTGGACACCCGATGGCAAAAGCATTGTCATCACAGCCAAAGGGAAAATCTGGCGGGTCGATGTCGCCACTGGTCAGTCGACCGAGATACCGTTCAAGGCTCACGTAGTTCAGACACCTGCCAAAGCTATCCGGTTCGATCAGACAGTAGCGGGAGAGACATTTCCAGTCAAGGTCATCCGGTGGCCATCTGTTCTAACTAACGGCAGAGATGTAATCTTCCAGGCGCTTGGATATCTCTACAAATACAATCCGGCCACCGGTGCCCGCGCTCGAATTACCAAACAGACCGACCATTTCGAATTTGCGCCTTCGCTCAGCCCAGACGGCAAGTCGCTGGTCTGTGTTACCTGGAACGATCGCACCGGCGGCAGAGTGGAGTTGGTTCGTCTGGACAATGGACAGGAACGTGCACTTGTGAATCGTCCCGGACACTATGTAACCGCCTCATTCAGCCCGGACGGGCAGTGGGTAGTCTATCATCGAGGTGGCGGCGATGGGTTCCGCGGACGGATTTGGGACGATGACCCCGGAATCTATATCATCGATGCCGCCGGCACGAAGGAGTCAAGGTTCCTCACGCGTGAAGGCAGGCAACCGGTGTTCAGCAAAGATGGACAACGGGTCTATCTGCTTTCAAACGAAGGGAAGAAATCTGCGCTGATAAGCGTGGATCTGCTCGGCTCGGATCGGCGCGTGCATGTGACATCGGAGCGGGCGGTCGATTTCCGCCTCTCCCCCGACGAGAATTGGCTGGCGTTCGAGGAACTCTGGCAATCATATGTGGTGCCGTTCCCGCACGGGAATGTACCACTCGACATTGCGCCAGAGATGAAAAGCCTTCCAGTGAGACGCCTGTCGTCGGATGCCGGCACCTATCTCAGTTGGTCACCTGAAAGCAAAACAGTCCGGTGGAGCCTTGGCTCACAGTTGTACAGCGTTGAAGTAGCCAAGCTATATGCGGAGGCACCGACGAGCGATAGTGCAGACAAGAAGGCGGATGAAGATAAACCTAAGGTGAAACCGGACTCGGTCAACCTTGGCTGGCAGGAACCATGCGACATTCCGAATACTGATCTGTATTTCGTAGGCGCGAAGATACTCCCGATGAACGATATGTCGATTATCGAGAACGGTGTCGTCCATATCAAAGGTCAGAAGATTGTTGAGGTCGGGACAAAGGACAAGATCGCGATTCCGGCGAATGCCAAGGTGATCGATGTGAGCGGGATGACTCTAATGCCGGGACTGGTCGACATTCATGCCCACCCCTGGTCCTCGAACAGCGACATCTACCCGCAACAGGACTGGGCGTATCTGGTGAATCTGGCGTTCGGGGTCACCACCATGCACGACCCAAGCAACAACTCCCAGATGGTGTTCGCCAATGCGGAACTGGTCAAGAAGGGAACCTGGCTTGGGCCGCGCGTTTTCTCCACCGGTACCATTCTGTACGGCGCCGAAGGGGATTTCAAGACCGTGATCAACTCGTATGAGGATGCCGTCAGCGCTATCAAGCGGACCGCTGCCTGGGGTGCCTTTTCTGTCAAAAGCTATAATCAGCCACGCCGAGAGCAACGACAGATGGTGATCAAAGCCGCGCGCGAGTTGGGAATAGAAGTTGTCCCCGAAGGGGGTTCCTGCCTGTACTACAACATGACGCACCTCCTCGATGGCCACACCACGCTGGAACATCCCGTACCCGTAACGCCTCTGTACGACCCGGAATTGCGTCTGCTGGGCCGATTCGGCACTGGTTACACGCCTACCCTGATCGTGGGCTACGGTGGATTATGGGGCGAGAACTACTGGTACCAGCATTACAATGTCTGGGAGAACAAGCGGCTGATGAATTTCACCCCGCGCTCAGTGGTCGACCCGCGCTCGCGCCGTCGCCCGATGGCGCCCGAAGAGGAGTACCATCATTTCGCGCTGGCGAAAACAGCGACCGACGTGCTGCACGGTGGCGGCAATGTAGAGATCGGCGCGCACGGACAGTTGCAGGGGCTTGGCGCGCACTGGGAGACATGGATGCTTCAGCAGGGCGGGATGACGAATCACGAAGCACTGCGCTGCGCCACCTGGATGGGAGCGCGGGCGATTGGACTCGATAAGCAGCTTGGCAGTATTCAACCGGGATTACTGGCCGATCTGATCGTGATTGACGGCGACCCCCTAACCGATATTCGGCAATCGGAAAATATCAAGTACGTGATGGTGAACGGCCGTCTCTACGACGCGATGACGCTGGATCAGCTTGAGCCGGAGAAGAAGCCACTTCCCGAAGGTCCCAATCTCGACGGCGTGCTGGGCACGGATGTGGGGCACGGGTGTATTGGGGAGTGATTGAGGCGTCGGTCCCGCCGCAAGTGGTGGGGTACCAAGTGGATGTGTGGTGTCGGGCGTCCTCGCCCGACACGCGATCCGCCTCGCAGAAGCCGTCAGGCGGGGACGCCTGACGGCACAGCGACTCGACAGTATCACTTGGTGGCACGGTTACACAATCAACATCAACCCGTCGTCGATGAGTTTGGTAAGTTCCTTGTGCGTGCGGGCCTTGGCTTCCAGGTTTTGCTTGATCTCCAACCGGAGCTCCGGATACAGGCTCTTCTTGAAGAGGATCTCCAGAATCTCCATAGAGGCCAGCCAATCGTGCGGGTGATTCGCTTTCAGGTCGGCCCACAGACCGGGCAGCTCGTCATATGGACGGCGGTGCTCGCGAATGTCACGTATCTGCTGATACAGAGCATGAAGCCGCTTGGCGTGCACGTCGTAGGTAACCTTGATTGTTCGTTCCTTAGGAATTAGCGGCACCTGGTCGTAGGCATCTTTGTCTGCGGCACCTGAGAACACCGACACGATTTTCTCCCCTACCGCCATATCGAACGTCCCCCAGTCCGGCTTGTACAGCACGCGGTCGCCAAAGGTCACTCTGCAATTGCTGATGATCAAGAGAATGACCTTGCCGTTCCGGCGCTCGATCCGGTCAAGATGCCCTTTGACAACAACGCCGCCATCAAAACTGAGCGTGATATCTTTACCCGTCTCGATCCCGTTCTCTCGAAGCTGGCTGTCGGTCATCGACTCCAATGCAATGCTCGTGCCTTTCAGTCGCCCCACCGGCGAGCCAAACCCATCGGCATGATAATCCTTGCCGTGACCATCGACCTGTTTATAGTCATAAGCGAGCGCCGACGGCCCGGTGGTTTTCAGATAGACCGGCTGACCAGTTTTCCCCGGAATAATCTCGGTGAATCGCCCGGTCAGTTGTAGCCCCGATGAAAACTGGCAACTGCAGACATTGGCGCATTCGATCGCCTTATTTAGGCCCTCGGTCCCACCAACGGTGTACGCCATTGCAGCGACAAACTGGTCGAGCACGTGATTGAGATGGTTGAAATCCGGCGTCACGAACAGTTGCGGCTGTTTGGTAGTGATATCGAACGCATAATTGGCGGCATCGATCGTATACGGAATTTTCTTCACGTTCTCTTCAAGGCAGGACACCGCTTCACCAATCGACGACAAGAGCCCGGCCCCATAGATCTTTGGGTTCTCCATCGAGCCGATAAGGCCATACTCCACGGTCCACCAGTGTAATCGGCTCAATCGAGCCATCTCAGATGGTTCTCCCAGGTTCGCCTGGCGCTCCAGCACATCGTTCATCGCCCGGTCGACCTCCTTCGGGTCGGTGTCCGGCGCTTCTTTGAGAATCGAGAGATGGCGGATTGCCTGGTACAGTTCGAAGTCCTTCTTTGAGGACATCGCCTTGGTCCCGACCTCGCCGAACCGTTTCAGGTACGCGGCATACTCGCCATCGACAATAATCGGCGCATGCCCGGCTGCTTCGTGCACGATGTCCGGGGCCGGAGTATACTCGATATGATGAATCTGCCGCATGTCACAGGCAATGACGAGCACTTTGTACGCCTGGAACTCCATGAACGCGGCCGGCGGGATGAACCCATCGACCGCCACCGCTCCCCAGCCGATCTTGCCGAGTATGTCGTTCATGTCCTCGATTCGCGGAATCGCTTCCAGGTTGATGCCCGTATTGAGCAGGCCGGTGAAGTAAACGCGGTGGGCGTTTTCTTTGAGGATATGTACCGCCTGTTTCATGATGTAGCGCCAGACGGCGTGGTCGACCGGGGTGTAGTCATTGAACCGCTGGTCGACGGCGAACTGCCGAAGATGATTCGGAAGTCTGCCCACCTGGGGGTTGTTGGTTCGAAATGCCGCCATGGTGGCCGACTGCGTGTTAGGCATGACACCGTTCTCCTTGTGCACCGGATCGGAAATGATGACCTGCCTGCCGCGCCGCGATTCCGGCAGCGGAGGCGCGTTGTCAACATATACTAAACAAGTCTAATATAAATACGGTTCGCCGGGTGGACAAGAGTTTGTTGGCCGGGTGACTCGGAACCAGTCCGCGCGGACGCCGGTTGAAAGAGTACCGGCTGCGGATTGGCGATCAAGGAGTTTGTCGGTCTATGAGCGGGCCAGAAAGGGCTTGATTCGAAACCGGTTGGCCGCTATGTTGGAGCGCGTTGTCTGTCGGTGAAACCGGCGGTGCGACGGTGCGATAATGGGCGGCAACGACCGTACATAACAGGAATTTTTGGTATGGCGGATGTGATCGGAATCAGGGGATACGACTTCGTAGAGTTCTATGTGGGCTCGGCCAAGCTTTCGGCCTATTGGTTCGCCAAGGCCCTTGGCCTGGAAATGACCGGTTATCAGGGACCGGAGACCGGTGTGCGGGACCGCATCTCGTTCTTGCTCACCAAGAACAAACTCAAATTCGTCATTACCTCGCCGCTGCAGCCGGGCACCTACGACATTCAGGGGTTCGTATCCCGCCACGGCGATGGTGTCAAGCGCTGGGCGATCGAGGTTGACAGTGTCGAACAGGCATTCCGCTACGCCACGCAGCACGGCGCCGTCATGGTGACCAAACCACATCGCATCGAGGATCACCACGGGTATGTCGAGGAGGCCGCTATCCGGCTCTATGATGACACGGAACTCATGTATATTAACCGGGACCATTACGACTATATTTTCCGACCCGGATTCTGCAGCCCGATCCAGAAGATCGAGTTAACGTGCCAGGAGACCGGGATTGTTGGCATTGACCACATTGTCGGGAATGTCCGCGAAAACGAGATGAACCTCTGGGCCGAGTATTTCAACAAGACGATGGGGTTCGAGACTTTTGTCGATTTCAAGGCCGGCGATATCGGCACCAGGTACTCGGCACTTCTTTCTAAGGTTGTGCGCAGCTCAGACAGTCAGATTCGTAACCCGATTAACGAACCGTTTCAAGGCCTGAAAAAATCGCAGATCGAGGAATACATCGAACAGTACCAGGGCTCCGGCGTACAGCATATCGCCATCGCCACGGACAATATCGTCCAGTCCATCGCGGCCCTTCGCGCCAACGGCGTGGAGTTTCTGTATGTGCCCGACACGTACTACGATGCTCTGCGGAAACGAGGCGACTTGAAGATCGAAGAGAGTGTGGATGACCTCCAGAAACACGGGATACTCTGCGATATCGAGGGGAACGGCTACCTGCTGCAGTTGTTTACCAAGCCGATTGGGGACCGCCCGACGTTCTTCTTCGAATTCATTCAGCGCCACGGCGGAAGCCAGGGGTTTGGCAAAGGGAATTTCCAGGCGCTGTTCGAATCGATCGAACTTGACCAGAAGCTGCGCGGCAACCTCGACCGCGAGTACCAGACGGGGCTGCCGGCCTGCTGAGCCGATCCCTGGCACACATTTGAAGGAGAAGGTTCATGCCGTTTTATCATAAACTGGGGAAGATTCCGGCCAAGCGACATACGCAATTCTACAAACCGGACGGCAAGTCGCTATACCGCGAAGAACTGTACTCCACGCTCGGCTTCTCCGGCGTCTACTCGAACAAGTACCACATTCACATGCCGACCTCCGTGCACAAGGTGCGCGAGGTGCCGCTCCACAAACCGGTAGACTGGCCGGATGCCCCGCTGCAGTATTACCACTTCTTCACCGACAGGAAGAAATCTGCCGGTGATTTCATCACCTCGCGCAACCTGTTTTTGGCCAATCCGCATTGCGCCATTTCGACCGCGCATCCGTCCGCCGACACCGACCTGTTTTTCAAGAATGCGTACGCCGATGAGTATGTGTTCATTCATCATGGCCAAGGCGCCCTCCTGACCGAGTATGGTCGCCTTCCGTTCGTTGAGGGAGACCAGATGATTATCCCCAAGGGGATCCCGTATCAAATCAAGTTTGAGTCCTGGAAAAACAACAAGATGCTCGTGGTCGAGTCGGATACGGCCTACGACATTCCCCATCATTTCCGCAACGAATACGGTCAGCTTGAAGAGAGCGCGCCATATAGCGAACGGGATATCAAGGTACCCGAGTACATGGAGCCGTTCGATCAGATCGGCGAGTTCAAGCTCATCGTAAAGGCCGGGAACCGCTTTTTTGAATATATTCTGCACCATCACCCGTTCGATGTGATTGGGTGGGACGGGTATCACTATCCATATGCGCTGAATATCAAGGATTACAATCCCAAGGTCGGAAAGCTGCATTTGCCGCCGCCGACGCACCTGGCGTTCAATACCAAGCACTTTGTTCTCTGCAATTTTGTGCCGCGCCCGTTCGATTTCGACCCCAACGCCATTCCAGTCCCCTACTGGCATTCCAACTGCGACAGCGATGAAGTGCTCTATTATGTCGAAGGAGATTTCATGTCGCGTTCCGGGATCGAGGAAGGCTCGGTCACGCTGCATCCGTCGGGCATGCCGCACGGTCCTCAGCCGGGAAAGACCGAGGCGTCGCTGGGCGCCAAAGAGACAAACGAATACGCCGTTATGATCGATACGTTCATGCCCCTCAGGCCGACCCTGAATGTTCGGGAGACGCTCGATGAGCGGTATACCCAGTCCTGGCTGCCGAAGGGGTAA includes:
- a CDS encoding DUF899 family protein, giving the protein MARTATPGAAKEVQKLEKEILKTKQKLTKLRKKLPKKEISDYTFKTWEGADVTLSSLFDERNELIVVHNMGKACRYCTLWADGFNGIYWHMENRLPFVVVSPDDYQTQRAFGQMRGWKFRMFSSYGTRFFADMGFASKDESPWPGVSAFVRDKKGRIFQVAKTYFGPGDDFCAVWHFLDLLPKGANGWEPQYSY
- a CDS encoding amidohydrolase family protein, translating into MICRALLRLTSFILVIPLTFITSVALGADPDTAKAEKKWDVTNPGVPCDTLEFDATEGTWTSLDVSPDGRKIVFDLLGDIYAMPITGGNATLLSGGLPYETQPRFSPDGKWISFTSDRGGADNIWIMHTDGSERTQITKEDYRLLNNANWHPNGQYIIARKHFTSERSMGAGEMWLYKIPEGGGGVGLTTRKNDQQDAGEPIFSRDGKFLYWSEDMTPSGYFEYNKDPNGTIYVVRRLDLQTNEIRDIISLPGSAVRPQISPDGKMMAFIRRVRAKSVLALYNLESGEVRHLWNGLDEDQQETWAIFGVYPGYSWTPDGKSIVITAKGKIWRVDVATGQSTEIPFKAHVVQTPAKAIRFDQTVAGETFPVKVIRWPSVLTNGRDVIFQALGYLYKYNPATGARARITKQTDHFEFAPSLSPDGKSLVCVTWNDRTGGRVELVRLDNGQERALVNRPGHYVTASFSPDGQWVVYHRGGGDGFRGRIWDDDPGIYIIDAAGTKESRFLTREGRQPVFSKDGQRVYLLSNEGKKSALISVDLLGSDRRVHVTSERAVDFRLSPDENWLAFEELWQSYVVPFPHGNVPLDIAPEMKSLPVRRLSSDAGTYLSWSPESKTVRWSLGSQLYSVEVAKLYAEAPTSDSADKKADEDKPKVKPDSVNLGWQEPCDIPNTDLYFVGAKILPMNDMSIIENGVVHIKGQKIVEVGTKDKIAIPANAKVIDVSGMTLMPGLVDIHAHPWSSNSDIYPQQDWAYLVNLAFGVTTMHDPSNNSQMVFANAELVKKGTWLGPRVFSTGTILYGAEGDFKTVINSYEDAVSAIKRTAAWGAFSVKSYNQPRREQRQMVIKAARELGIEVVPEGGSCLYYNMTHLLDGHTTLEHPVPVTPLYDPELRLLGRFGTGYTPTLIVGYGGLWGENYWYQHYNVWENKRLMNFTPRSVVDPRSRRRPMAPEEEYHHFALAKTATDVLHGGGNVEIGAHGQLQGLGAHWETWMLQQGGMTNHEALRCATWMGARAIGLDKQLGSIQPGLLADLIVIDGDPLTDIRQSENIKYVMVNGRLYDAMTLDQLEPEKKPLPEGPNLDGVLGTDVGHGCIGE
- a CDS encoding aromatic amino acid hydroxylase, which gives rise to MPNTQSATMAAFRTNNPQVGRLPNHLRQFAVDQRFNDYTPVDHAVWRYIMKQAVHILKENAHRVYFTGLLNTGINLEAIPRIEDMNDILGKIGWGAVAVDGFIPPAAFMEFQAYKVLVIACDMRQIHHIEYTPAPDIVHEAAGHAPIIVDGEYAAYLKRFGEVGTKAMSSKKDFELYQAIRHLSILKEAPDTDPKEVDRAMNDVLERQANLGEPSEMARLSRLHWWTVEYGLIGSMENPKIYGAGLLSSIGEAVSCLEENVKKIPYTIDAANYAFDITTKQPQLFVTPDFNHLNHVLDQFVAAMAYTVGGTEGLNKAIECANVCSCQFSSGLQLTGRFTEIIPGKTGQPVYLKTTGPSALAYDYKQVDGHGKDYHADGFGSPVGRLKGTSIALESMTDSQLRENGIETGKDITLSFDGGVVVKGHLDRIERRNGKVILLIISNCRVTFGDRVLYKPDWGTFDMAVGEKIVSVFSGAADKDAYDQVPLIPKERTIKVTYDVHAKRLHALYQQIRDIREHRRPYDELPGLWADLKANHPHDWLASMEILEILFKKSLYPELRLEIKQNLEAKARTHKELTKLIDDGLMLIV
- the hppD gene encoding 4-hydroxyphenylpyruvate dioxygenase yields the protein MADVIGIRGYDFVEFYVGSAKLSAYWFAKALGLEMTGYQGPETGVRDRISFLLTKNKLKFVITSPLQPGTYDIQGFVSRHGDGVKRWAIEVDSVEQAFRYATQHGAVMVTKPHRIEDHHGYVEEAAIRLYDDTELMYINRDHYDYIFRPGFCSPIQKIELTCQETGIVGIDHIVGNVRENEMNLWAEYFNKTMGFETFVDFKAGDIGTRYSALLSKVVRSSDSQIRNPINEPFQGLKKSQIEEYIEQYQGSGVQHIAIATDNIVQSIAALRANGVEFLYVPDTYYDALRKRGDLKIEESVDDLQKHGILCDIEGNGYLLQLFTKPIGDRPTFFFEFIQRHGGSQGFGKGNFQALFESIELDQKLRGNLDREYQTGLPAC
- a CDS encoding homogentisate 1,2-dioxygenase — its product is MPFYHKLGKIPAKRHTQFYKPDGKSLYREELYSTLGFSGVYSNKYHIHMPTSVHKVREVPLHKPVDWPDAPLQYYHFFTDRKKSAGDFITSRNLFLANPHCAISTAHPSADTDLFFKNAYADEYVFIHHGQGALLTEYGRLPFVEGDQMIIPKGIPYQIKFESWKNNKMLVVESDTAYDIPHHFRNEYGQLEESAPYSERDIKVPEYMEPFDQIGEFKLIVKAGNRFFEYILHHHPFDVIGWDGYHYPYALNIKDYNPKVGKLHLPPPTHLAFNTKHFVLCNFVPRPFDFDPNAIPVPYWHSNCDSDEVLYYVEGDFMSRSGIEEGSVTLHPSGMPHGPQPGKTEASLGAKETNEYAVMIDTFMPLRPTLNVRETLDERYTQSWLPKG